A single Oryzias melastigma strain HK-1 linkage group LG24, ASM292280v2, whole genome shotgun sequence DNA region contains:
- the gtf2h5 gene encoding general transcription factor IIH subunit 5: MVNVHKGVLVECDPAMKQFLLYLDETMALGRKFILKDLDDTHLFILAEVVQTLQDRVGELMDQNSFPITQK, translated from the exons ATGGTGAACGTTCACAAAGGTGTCCTAGTTGAATG TGATCCCGCTATGAAACAGTTCCTCCTCTACCTGGATGAGACCATGGCTTTGGGAAGGAAGTTCATCCTGAAGGATCTCGATGACACCCACCTGTTCATCCTGGCTGAGGTGGTTCAAACGCTGCAGGACAGAGTTGGAGAGTTGATGGACCAGAATTCATTTCCCATCACGCAGAAATAA
- the tmem181 gene encoding transmembrane protein 181 isoform X1 codes for MDTDYSSGLENPLYRELKYFCRKIQEAYTELKDDLTPYHDDRFYRLAPMRLYTLSKRHFVLVFVVFLICFGLTVFIGIAGPRIIEEQENNGDQLVRKNSSVKTGPFNLLSPPLTTYNQQLWLTCVMEAEKGNMGAFQQPFEINVELKGVMQDASVMHINPVHQKPRMLHCGAKCDEIIVLHLGYLNYTQYKVVVSFKGLENITYEIKVKFLWKMYNPTFSQVEIWFRFVFVVLTFMVTCMFAHSLRKFSMRDWGIEQKWMSILLPLLLLYNDPFFPLSFLVNSWFPGTLDAFFQALFLCSLLLFWLCVYHGIRVQGERRFLTFYLPKLIIVGLLWLSAVTLGIWQTVNELQDPTYSYKIDIANFQGMKVFFLIVVALYILYLIFLIVRACSELKNLPYSDLRLKFLTALTFVVLVISMVILYLRFGAKALQENFVAELSTHYQNSAEFLSFYGLLNFYLYTLAFVYSPSKNALYDSQLKDNPAFSMLNDSDDEVIYGSDYEDMPLQNGRAVKATAKYQDGSDSD; via the exons GTTGGCTCCAATGCGGCTCTACACCTTGTCGAAAAGGCATTTTGTTCTGGTGTTTGTGGTGTTCCTGATCTGCTTTGGCCTCACTGTCTTCATTGGGATTGCGG gCCCAAGGATAATAGAAGAACAGGAGAACAATGGGGATCAACTGGTTAGAAAAAACAGCTCTGTCAAG ACGGGACCCTTCAATCTACTTTCTCCTCCTCTCACCACCTACAACCAGCAGCTGTGGCTCACCTGTGTGATGGAGGCGGAAAAGGGCAACA TGGGAGCCTTCCAGCAGCCCTTTGAGATTAACGTGGAGCTTAAAGGAGTGATGCAGGACGCCAGTGTGATGCACATCAATCCTGTGCACCAGAAACCCCGAATGCTGCACTGTGGGGCC AAGTGTGATGAGATCATTGTGCTTCATCTGGGTTACTTGAACTACACCCAATACAAGGTGGTGGTCAGCTTTAAAGGCCTGGAGAACATCACATATGAGATAAAAGTGAAGTTTTTG tggaAAATGTATAACCCCACCTTCTCTCAAGTGGAAATCTGGTTCCGCTTCGTCTTTGTGGTTTTGACCTTCATGGTTACG TGCATGTTTGCTCATTCCTTGAGAAAATTCTCCATGAGAGACTGGGGCATTGAGCAGAAATGGATGTCTATTCTGCTGCCTTTGCTTCTCCTCTATAATG atccGTTCTTCCCGCTCTCCTTCCTGGTGAACAGCTGGTTTCCCGGGACCCTGGATGCCTTTTTTCAGGCTCTCTTCCTGTGCTCTCTTTTACTCTTCTGGCTCTGCGTGTACCACGGCATAAGGGTTCAG GGTGAAAGAAGATTCCTCACTTTTTACCTGCCCAAACTGATCATCGTGGGGCTTCTGTGGCTCTCGGCGGTTACCCTCGGCATCTGGCAAAC gGTTAATGAACTTCAAGATCCCACCTATTCTTACAAAATCGATATTGCAAACTTTCAG GGCATGAAAGTCTTCTTCCTCATTGTTGTTGCCCTCTACATCCTCTACCTGATATTCTTGATCGTCAGAGCTTGTTCTGAACTGAAGAACTTGCCGTACTCAG ATCTTCGACTGAAGTTCTTGACAGCGCTGACATTTGTGGTCCTTGTTATAAG TATGGTCATCCTCTACCTGAGGTTTGGTGCCAAGGCTCTTCAGGAAAATTTTGTGGCTGAATTATCTACTCATTATCAAAATT CAGCGGAATTTTTATCCTTCTATGGTTTGCTCAACTTTTACTTGTACACATTAGCATTTGTGTATTCTCCCTCCAAAAATGCTCTTTATg actCTCAGCTAAAGGATAATCCAGCTTTCTCCATGCTGAACGACTCAGATGACGAAGTTATTTATGG GAGCGATTATGAAGATATGCCTCTGCAAAACGGCCGTGCCGTCAAAGCAACTGCAAAGTACCAGGATGGGAGCGACAGTGACTGA
- the tmem181 gene encoding transmembrane protein 181 isoform X2 — MERLAPMRLYTLSKRHFVLVFVVFLICFGLTVFIGIAGPRIIEEQENNGDQLVRKNSSVKTGPFNLLSPPLTTYNQQLWLTCVMEAEKGNMGAFQQPFEINVELKGVMQDASVMHINPVHQKPRMLHCGAKCDEIIVLHLGYLNYTQYKVVVSFKGLENITYEIKVKFLWKMYNPTFSQVEIWFRFVFVVLTFMVTCMFAHSLRKFSMRDWGIEQKWMSILLPLLLLYNDPFFPLSFLVNSWFPGTLDAFFQALFLCSLLLFWLCVYHGIRVQGERRFLTFYLPKLIIVGLLWLSAVTLGIWQTVNELQDPTYSYKIDIANFQGMKVFFLIVVALYILYLIFLIVRACSELKNLPYSDLRLKFLTALTFVVLVISMVILYLRFGAKALQENFVAELSTHYQNSAEFLSFYGLLNFYLYTLAFVYSPSKNALYDSQLKDNPAFSMLNDSDDEVIYGSDYEDMPLQNGRAVKATAKYQDGSDSD; from the exons ATGGAGCG GTTGGCTCCAATGCGGCTCTACACCTTGTCGAAAAGGCATTTTGTTCTGGTGTTTGTGGTGTTCCTGATCTGCTTTGGCCTCACTGTCTTCATTGGGATTGCGG gCCCAAGGATAATAGAAGAACAGGAGAACAATGGGGATCAACTGGTTAGAAAAAACAGCTCTGTCAAG ACGGGACCCTTCAATCTACTTTCTCCTCCTCTCACCACCTACAACCAGCAGCTGTGGCTCACCTGTGTGATGGAGGCGGAAAAGGGCAACA TGGGAGCCTTCCAGCAGCCCTTTGAGATTAACGTGGAGCTTAAAGGAGTGATGCAGGACGCCAGTGTGATGCACATCAATCCTGTGCACCAGAAACCCCGAATGCTGCACTGTGGGGCC AAGTGTGATGAGATCATTGTGCTTCATCTGGGTTACTTGAACTACACCCAATACAAGGTGGTGGTCAGCTTTAAAGGCCTGGAGAACATCACATATGAGATAAAAGTGAAGTTTTTG tggaAAATGTATAACCCCACCTTCTCTCAAGTGGAAATCTGGTTCCGCTTCGTCTTTGTGGTTTTGACCTTCATGGTTACG TGCATGTTTGCTCATTCCTTGAGAAAATTCTCCATGAGAGACTGGGGCATTGAGCAGAAATGGATGTCTATTCTGCTGCCTTTGCTTCTCCTCTATAATG atccGTTCTTCCCGCTCTCCTTCCTGGTGAACAGCTGGTTTCCCGGGACCCTGGATGCCTTTTTTCAGGCTCTCTTCCTGTGCTCTCTTTTACTCTTCTGGCTCTGCGTGTACCACGGCATAAGGGTTCAG GGTGAAAGAAGATTCCTCACTTTTTACCTGCCCAAACTGATCATCGTGGGGCTTCTGTGGCTCTCGGCGGTTACCCTCGGCATCTGGCAAAC gGTTAATGAACTTCAAGATCCCACCTATTCTTACAAAATCGATATTGCAAACTTTCAG GGCATGAAAGTCTTCTTCCTCATTGTTGTTGCCCTCTACATCCTCTACCTGATATTCTTGATCGTCAGAGCTTGTTCTGAACTGAAGAACTTGCCGTACTCAG ATCTTCGACTGAAGTTCTTGACAGCGCTGACATTTGTGGTCCTTGTTATAAG TATGGTCATCCTCTACCTGAGGTTTGGTGCCAAGGCTCTTCAGGAAAATTTTGTGGCTGAATTATCTACTCATTATCAAAATT CAGCGGAATTTTTATCCTTCTATGGTTTGCTCAACTTTTACTTGTACACATTAGCATTTGTGTATTCTCCCTCCAAAAATGCTCTTTATg actCTCAGCTAAAGGATAATCCAGCTTTCTCCATGCTGAACGACTCAGATGACGAAGTTATTTATGG GAGCGATTATGAAGATATGCCTCTGCAAAACGGCCGTGCCGTCAAAGCAACTGCAAAGTACCAGGATGGGAGCGACAGTGACTGA